In Setaria italica strain Yugu1 chromosome I, Setaria_italica_v2.0, whole genome shotgun sequence, the genomic window GGCATACTAGGATATGGGTAAGTCTTTAGGATTGTACTTTGATCATCAATTTCTCTTACAGTTTATCATTGTTCGACAAAATCAATGtcatattaaaaaaattgtGAAATACAAATCTATTGATATAACTTTCATACACTAACCATGCACGTAATTTGACTAACTGCTAGTCAAAATTTATGGAGTTTGATCTTTTTAAGTCCTACACTCCCTAtaaaaagaaatagaagcattttattaaaaaaaaattttatcgaacatgcaggagagctgcgtatctttttATTAAGGGTCTCTTTGGTaaagctccatctgattcttaTTCTCTAtgagagctgattctctgagagaagtgattttgtggctgaaagtgattctctttgattctctagcctAAACTCTTCAAATTAAGATGGAGAATCACTctacagaatcaggagaagctatttttttcagctcccagcctcttagttcattttagagaatcacttcacagaatcagcagagaatcacttctctctgaaaaactgtttggcagagctcctgctggaatcagcagagaatcagctctgggagctctgccaaacgcaccctaagagaGAAAGAAGGGGAAAGATCCCCGTACAAAGCAGTGTCATTTCCTCACAAAGGAGGAAATAAGGCTGCTGCAACACCCCACAGATCTAAACTAAGAAACTCTCACTTGACCATCCCCTTGACCCTGAAATAAATCCTGGATTTTTTTAGCACCGGCAAGGCCCCAAAGCCTCAACTCTTCTTTAAAGAACTGATGTGCTGCTTGCAAAGAAGGGGCTGCCCCGTCAAAAACTCACTTGTTTCTGTGGTTCCATAGTGTCCAAGCTCCTAGTATAACCGTGCTATTAAATCCTTTTCTTTGAGCTTTCCCTACTTTTTTATATGATTTCCCCCACCAATCAGCAAAGCTCTTTTCATTCCTTCTTGGTACTATACTCTCTAGGCCAAGAGGAGCTAGCAGATTATACCACCATTGACGAGCAAAAACACAGTTGGTAAGAATGTGCTGCACCATCTCTTCCTCTTGATCACACAAAACACACTGATCAGGGTGTGGGAGTCCTCTCTTTGCTAACCTGTCTGCAGTCCAGCACTTGTTCCTAATAGTCAGCCATAAAAACATTTGGCACTTAGGAGGAGCCCAAGATTTCCAGAGCCTGCGCCAAGGCTCAAAGGTTATGGCACCATTGAAAAAGGCCCTGTAAGTGGATTTGGAGGAAAAAACTCCATTCCTCTCATGTCTCCATATATGTTTATCAGTGTCCTGGACCAAGGTGAAATCCTCTATTAAATCCCAGATTTGAAGATATTGGACCAGCCCTTCCAAAGAGAGGCTTCCTTGTATGTCCCTTACCCAAGTTCTGTTATCAAGAGCTTGTGCAACTGTCCTGCTAGACATACACCTCTGTGAGACACAAGAGACCACTGCTGGAGCTAAAACAGACAGAGAACACCCATGTAACCATCTATCCGACCAGAAGAGAGAATTAGTTCCATTGCCAACTTGTGTGGTAACTGAATTATCAAGGCATTTTATTAATAGATAGTTTGTCTGTAACTCTGTATCATGATGGAAAACACATCTTATAATTTTACCACATTGATTCGGAGAATGAGTGAAGTTTTCTTTTGGTCCCTAAATTTTGTTGCAGTTCGAAAGTAAACCTTTCTTAAAAAGGTCCGTCAAATCCCTTAAATCCTTGAGTCAGTAAACAGGTGTGGATGACTAACATGTTAGTGCCACCTGGCAGTTAGGAGCTGAAAAATTCATGGTTAAAATGGACCTAACTTCAAAATTGAGGGACGGAGAAACATTTTCATGTTAATTTACTTTCTTTCTGAAGGTCGATAGTTTATTTCATGGTTAAGAGTACTGTGAATTATATCCCTGATCACCTCTGGCACTTATTCTTTTGCAGGAGAAGTTTCTGACTTCTGACCAGTCTTTTGTTAGATTTTCACCACAGTTCTTCTTTTGTTCAAACATGGTATGATTCTACCTAAGTATCTATAGCTGCATATGGCCAACAATTTATATTATTAATAACTAGAACCTTCAGATAATTTGCTTTTCTATGATCTACAACACTTACCAATTCAGGAAAACAAATGGATAAAACTACACATAAAAGGTATATGTTAAAATTGCAGTGCAAAAATAATTTGATGTTTAGATTAAGAAAGATCAAGCAAGTTAATCGCTCTATAAACACATCTAATATTATCTTGTGTCATTTATAGGACTTATGCTTGCAACACAAGACAGAATCTTTCATCAAGGGCTCCTCTAACATAAATTTGGTATGGGCATCCCTTATAGTTGAAGAATGTGTTAGGCTTGGTTTCACGGTAAGCTTAACCAACTTATTGCCTTTAGCATTTCTAGAATGCTTCTGATCCACTTTGTTTTAGTACTTCTGTATAGCTCCAGGTTCAAGATCATCCGCACTTGCACTTTCTGCTACATGCCATCCTTTGACAACATGCATATCATGTTACGATGAGCGGTCACTTGGATTTCATGCTCTTGGCTATGGGAGAGGTTCTCGAAAACCAGCAGTAGTAATCACATCATCAGGAACCGCTGTATCAAATCTTCTTCCTTCAGTGAGTGGCAGATTTCTCTTTATTGAAAACACCCCTTTTCCTTGTTCCAGTATTATTGCGAGCCTTCATATATACACCTCATTTTTCTTTATCATATCCAACAAGTTTGCATATTGTAGTGCTTCTGTATAGCTTTACGAAGGCATAAAATAAATCAAAGCAAACATTGTCTGGAGTCTGGACTGTTAATCAAGTTTCACTGTGCCACATGTAGGTGGTCGAGGCAAGTGAAGATTTCATACCAATTATATTACTCACAGCTGATCGTCCTCCTGAGTTGCATGATGCTGGAGCTAACCAAGCCATCAATCAGGTACTGGTTATTGCATACATTCTAAAATACAAAATTTTTTAGGACATTTCCTATTCTGCATAGTTTGGTACATTAATCTAGAATGAATTGCCTTTCTTGTGTGCACATAAAGATTGGTATGCTGTTTTCTTAACAATATTATCATGGGAATGTGTTTTATATACCAAGTGAGCCTTAAGATCTATTATACCTCCACATAATAAACACCAATACATAAACTTGAACTTGCAGATTGCAGTTCTGGCACTTGGTTTATTTCTCTTTGAGCCCACTGCGTTGCCTTGCAAACTCATTTACCAAGTTCTATCCTTTGTTCTTCATTGGATCTTGCAGCGGCCCATCTCAACtgttttcattttcattttcagGTCAATCATTTTGGTACCTTTGTaagatatttttttaatctcCCTCCACCTACTGACCAAATTCATGCAAGAATGGTTCTCACTACACTTGATTCAGCAGCCTACTATGCAATGCAAGCTCCACAAGGCCCAGTGCATATAAACTGTGGTTTTAGAGAACCACTAGATTACACTAATCGAGATTGGAATATTGACTGTTTGAGAGGTTTGGATAAGTGGTTTTTAAATAGTGAACCATATACCAGATACCTAATAATGAAAACAGTTTCTGCATTCGGGAATTATTCTAGTTCAGTAATGGAGATTCTGGAGATTGTAGAGAAGGCGGATCAAGGGCTTCTATTAGTTGGTGCTCTTCATACAgatgatgacatgtgggccgtGGCTTTACTAGCTAGGCACCTTTCCTGGCCAATTGCTACTGATATTCTGTCTGGACTGCGATTGCGGAAAGCAGTAAATTTGGTCCCAGGGCTTGATAAGAGCATTTTATTTATAGACTACATCGATCAAATTCTATTGTCTGATTCTGCTAAAAACTGGATAAGCCCAGATGTTGTTGTTCAGGTTTTTCTCCTCAGAACTCATTGATTCTAATTTGGACTGTTCCctatttctttatttctttattaTTATGTATTTATGCAGTATATTTATTATATCATAATTATTTTAACTGGTACTGTTTGATTGGCAGATTGGCAGCCGTATTACTAGCAAACGAGTGGGAATGTTTCTCGAGACTTGCTTCCCATCTTCCTACATTTTGATTGACAGGCATCCATGCCGTCATGATCCTTCACATGTTGTCACCCACAGAATACAAGCTAGTGTAGTGGAATTTGCTGCTAGTTTGTGTCATTGTAATTTTCCAAGGAAGACAAGCAGATGGACAGATATTTTGATGGTTGTTAATTCAGTGGTATGAGCTGCAACATGGTAGCTAGAGTTCTTCATATATAGTATATAATTATTTATTTCGGAACTTTAGCCATTTGTTTCATGTCATTAGTCCACCAAGCTTGCACTCATATACCTATTATAATGGATAAAAGGGTTCAACTCTTATTGAAACTTCAAAGTAGCACCAACAGTTTTTGGCATGTACATTTTAGCTAATATTACATAACTGGGCattttatttctgcaaaaagaAGTAAATTACCTGTTGTAGTTGTAGCTAATGTATTTGTGCCCTGGAAGCTTAACTTTAGAGAAACCTCTATTTATATTGAGCAGAGATTTGTTATAGATCTCCCTCCCTGAAAATAACTGACAAAATCTCTTGCCCCTTCTGCTATCAAGTGAGTTTTGTTCTGACAACTGTTGCTAACTCCAGGTTTCTCAGGAGATAATGTTTCAGATACATTCAAAATGCTCACTTACAGAACCATATGTTGCTCAAGTAATTGGGGAGTCACTTTATGGTGATGCTATCATATTTGTTGGGAACAGCATGGTCATCCGAGACTTAGACATGTTTGGCAAGGGTTGGACTGATTACACTACAAATGGAAATAGCATGATAATGCATCATTTTCCAGACTTTGTTGGCACAACAGTGGCTGGGAACAGAGGAGCAAGTGGCATTGATGGTTTGCTCAGCACAGCAATTGGATTTGCGGTTGGATCAAACAAGCATGTAAGTTGTTTATTCAGTTAAGCTGCATGCTCTAGAGAAAGTATTCCTATCATACTAGTATGATAGGAATTAAGTGAACATGTTCTTGTACATTTTCTATTTCTGATGTAAGTCAGACTTAAAATAAGTCTTATACTAGTATAAACATATAATACCATTCGACTTAATTGAAGACATGCTTCTTCTCGAAAAAGGCACGCTTATCAATACATGTGTACTTAATCTTTCATGAGGAATGGAGAATACATTTTTAGGCTTTTGGCAGAACTTTGACCTTTTTTTCCTCGAACGCGCAGGAGAACTGTTCATCATTGTATTAAGGAGCAAAAAAAAGTCCAAGCGGACAAGTACAACACATAAGTAAAAGCAAACAAAAACATAAACGGAAAAGACACACTGATCTCACAACTTTGACTCTGTATATTGTCAGGTATTCTGTGTGGTTGGCGACATGTCCTTTCTTCATGACACAAATGGATTGGCACTTCTCAACCAAAggtttgaagtttgaacttTTCTCTACACCTGTATACTGACCCTTGATCGATCTCAGAGGCATGCGCAATTCGTATTAGGTTAACTTAGTGAAAGTCGTGAAAGTTATCAATACTCTATTTACCCAAGCTGCTCCTGTGTTGTCATGACGTTGAACTGTATATTCATTAGAGATAATGCTGTTGACATTATTGAAGGGCACCGAGGAAACCTATGACGATAATCGTTGTTAACAATCATGGTGGTGCAATCTTCAGCTTTCTACCAATTGCGGAAAATACTTCACCACAAATTTTGAAGAAATTCTTCTACACATCGCATGACATATCAATTTCCAACCTCTGTGCTGCACACAGGTAACATCAATTGGTATCCAGTTGTTCTCTTTACGTGTCCCATATTGTTGTAGTGACATTATGCTGACATTTTTGTCATTTATGTTTGGAGTTGCATATTAGTTTCTACCTCTGCTTTCAAAGTTAACATTTACCATTATTTACCCCTGAAGCCAATATATAAAAGTAAATTATTGATTCTGAAAGGTGATGGGATTGTTGGTTATGGAGTCCATTATGTACAGAATGGAATATGTTGTAGTGCTGAATTGTTCTTCTCATTACTCTCACTACTTGTGTTGCAGGGTAAAGCATTTTCTAGTTCAAACAAAAGCAGAGCTTCATGATGCCTTGGTGAAATCCAAAGAGGAACAGATTGATTGTGTGGTAGAAGTAGACAATAGCATTGATAGCAATGCCAACTTTCATAGGTTCTTATCTTAACTAAATTGCTTTTCACATTCTTTTTATAATTGTGTTCTCCATCATGTATTTACATATTTCTACTAGTTCTGCAGAATTATGAATATGTTCTCTGCCTATTCTACGACTCTGTATCTGGATTATCTTCTGGGAGCTCCATATTTTAAGAGCGAGATAAATGACATGCCTGTTGATACAATTCACGGAGCGGAATACATGCTGTACAGGTATATGTGATAATCCCTACCAATAGACGTAGCACTGCCACCACTGCATTTTCAACAATTTGCCTTTGAAACCATCATTTGACAACAGAATCCAGCTTTCTGCACCACGTACTTCAGGGCTTTCTGATGACAGATTCTCTCATGAAGGAATTATTCTGAAGCTTCATGTGGATGATAACATTGCAGGATTTGGAGAGGTTTGTCTCATAACACTTTTTGCGATTTCTACTGTTTCTTTAGCATAATGCATATTTTTTAACATTAAGTTACCATTCTCTAATTTAAGTCTCCTTTAGTACTATAAATTATGGATGTGTTGGTGGTGCTCTTTGACTCCTTCACTTCTTACAGAAAAATTGTTTGCCAACATGTGAGCCACATCATCACTAAAAAATCGGAGTCAAACCATTCTTCAGAAAAATCACAAACAACTACATCTAGTGACCAAACTCACCTATCGAGTATCACAGCATCATCATTTGTAGGTGTGTGCAAATTTCCTTGGTAGGCCAATGGATGGCATTCAGACTAACTTAGACTTAATTGGACAGGAGCACATTTTTGAACATTTTGCAAATGACCCCCAATATGTTCAAAAATCAAGAGATAGGAAAATGGTCTAAGTACACACGCACTCAAAAGTAGAGTAATGTATCAAAGACACCACATAAAACAGGAAGGAATGTCCAAACAATCAAATGACGGAAGATGGTTTAGGTTTTATTGGATCTGATGTGCACAGATCTCATCCTAATAGTTCTCGTATGCGTTTGCATGGTAGCAACTAGCAATGGGTTTGTGTTACTACATATGCTTTCTAGCAACCATATTTATGATTTTGCCAGTCCAGAAAATGGATAGGTTAATTTTGTCCGGTAATACATCTTAGAGCATTGTCAGGAGTTTAGTTTTGATCCATTTCTTGTAACAGGTTGCACCAATTGAAATTCATGAGGAGGATCTGTTGGATGTCGAAGAGCAACTTAGGTTTATTTTCCACATGATGAAAGATTGTGTGCTAGATGTTATTCCTTTGCTGAAAGGGTCTTTCTCCAATTGGATATGGACAAGCCTTGGGATTCCTGTAAGAGAACTTTTCAAACTTGTTAGCACTGACTTCTCAACAGATTAAACTTCTGTCCGATTTTACTTCATCTCAGCCTTCTTCAATATTCCCAAGCGTTAAATGCGGATTGGAGATGGCCATTCTCAATTTACTTGCATCACAACGGAAATGTGGATGGTCCAAAGTTCTTGCTGGTTCCGACCCCTTAGTACAAGATCAGAACAGTTCTGCAAGCATAGAGATATGTGCATTAGTAGACTGCAATGGTACTCCAATGGAAGTAGCACTTGCTGTAGCCAAACTGGTCGCTGAAGGTTTTACCACAGTTAAACTGAAGGTAACTATTCAACTGGTTCCATAATTGTAACACATGGAAGTTAATGTTTTTATAGACTATCTTTTTGCTAATCAAGGTATAccattttccttttcaaaaTCTCTTTGCAAGGTTGGGCGTCGTGAAAGCCCCATTGAGGATGCAGCTGTCCTTCATAAAATAAGAGAAGTTGTAGGGTACCAAATCAATATCCGTGTTGATGCAAACCAGAAATGGACATATGAACAGGCAGTTGAATTTGGATCAAGAGCAAAAGGCCTTCGTTTGGAATACATTGAGGTAATACACCTCTATTCATCAGCTCTGTATTAAAAACTCTGAAATATGCAAAACATGAAACTttcctactgctgcaccttgTTGCTATAGTACTGTTAGTTGGTGCTGGGATTCCTTCAGTTTCCCACGAGGCATGTTTTTATCTTGTTTTTTCTTGAGAATCTTCTTTCGTTTTTTGACTTTACAGGAACCAGTGAGCTCTGTAAATGATCTCATCAAGTTCTGTGACAAGAGTGGCTTGCCTGTTGCACTAGATGAGACTATTGACAACCTTAAGGGAGATGTAATCCCTAAGCTTCATCAATTTGTGCATCCAGGAATAGTTGCTCTTGTGAGTACTGAGAAAAATGTTTTGGGCTAGTTTTGAAGGTTGCTTATTCTATGTATGTATTTGACCTTGCTTTAATTGCCATGCTCAGGTTATTAAACCCAGTGTTGTTGGTGGTTTTGAGAATGCAGCTCATATAGCAAAATGGGCTCAGATGCATGATAAGATGGCTGTCATCAGTAGTGCATATGAGAGTTCTGTAGGTTTGGCATCCTATATACAGTTATCACATTATGTTGACCAACAAAACTCCATAGTCTCCAGAATAAAGAACAAAGGTACATGTGGGGTGGCCGCTCATGGACTTGGAACATATAAATGGTTAAGGGAAGATGTATCAGAGCAAAAGTTAAATATCCATGCAACCCCACTTGGTGACGGGATTCGAACTTCAGTAGAAGATGCCCATCGTTATCTTCACCATTTAAATATAAGCAGCAATAAGATAGAAAGGACATATAGTGAAGAAAAACTGAGGTCATATTCTATCCAAGTTGACGTGGACGATTGTTCTTATATAGTCAAACTTCAAGAGGCCGGTGATCATACAAATGTAAGCATTCTCCTATTCTTTTGAAAATTCAGATGGTGTATTTGTTCATATTGCTGTATATGAATTTATTCTGTGCATTTGACCACTGACCATACAAGTGTAAGAATTCCTCAATTGTGGGTTTGCTGCGGTGCTGCCTCTGGGCATGTGATCCGTGGTGAGAAATTATTAGTATCATTTAAGAATACCGCTTGTACATTAACTGAAAAGGTTTGTACCTGCAGGAAAAGGTTGTTCTTTTACTTCATGGATTTCTTGGTACGAGTGACGACTGGGTTCCCATGATGAAAGCTCTCTCCCCCAGTGCACGGGTCATTGCTGTTGATCTTCCTGGTCATGGCGAGTCACAAATGCTGCAGCATCATGTTGAAAATTCAGAACAATATCTGGTTACAGTTCAATCAGTTGCAGATTTGTTGCTAAAGTTGGTAGGTCAAATAACTGATGGTGAGGTGGTTGTTGTTGGCTATTCAATGGGTGCAAggattgcactccatatggcaCTAAATCAAGTTCACCAGGTAACTTTGTCAGTATTTTATCTTTTCTGTGCACTTCTTTCTTATGCTGATTCTAAGCTGGTTATGCCAAGACAGATTCGTGGAGCTGTGATCATATCAGGAAGTCCTGGATTGAGAGATGAAGAAAGTAGAAGACGTCGTATTGCTGTTGATGGATCAAGAGCTAAGTTCCTGATGTCCTGTGGACTCGATTGCTTTCTGGAGACATGGTACTCAGCAAAAATGTGGACCAGGTAATAGCCTGATGAGGGAACTGATTATTTCCTATGCAAGATGGAGAAGCTATACATTGTATCCCTAACATGTATTTGGATTCCTTTTCTTCTGTCTTTTCCTTTATGTGCCAGTCTACGAGAGCATCCAAAGTTCAATTCTTTAGTGAGGACACGCAGTAAACACAAGAACATCAAAGCTCTAGCTAAGGTTCTTGCAGACTCAAGTGTGGGGAGACAAAAGTAAGATCACCTTCCTGTACTCGGTAGTTTGTAGTAATGTTTGAATTGACAGTGTTATTACTTATGTGCCATCCTGTTCAGCAGTAGACGTGTCAGACACTGATAATGCAATTGATAAGCAGATGGCCGGTTGTACTTTGCTTGTAGACATTGTTCATGTTATTCTGTCTCATGCAAGTTTTTTTAAAGCAGAATCTCATGCAAGTTTTAATGCACCAGGTCCCTGTGGGAAGACTTGAAACACTTGAAGAGGCCTCTACTCATCGTTGCAGGTGAAAAGGACACGAAATTTAAAGACATCTCACAGAGAATGTGCAGCGAGATAACACAGCACGCTGAGTGTGGATCTGGTGGTCGGGATGGAAACGAGCTCTGTGACGTGATCATCATCCCAGATAGCGGCCACGCTGTGCATGTTGAGAACCCTCTTCCTTTGGTAAGGGCCGTGAGGAAGTTCTTACAGAAGCTGCACTGATAACATCTGAGCTGCGCAGATCATGAGTCTTCAGGTTTGTTGGAGTTGTCCTCGGATGCAGGGGGGAGCTCTTCGCTCTACATTTCACTTTGCCTGGGTAAATTGTCAATTTTTCTTCCAGAAAATGCCAGGGTTTTGTGTCTCTCTGGAGCCTGCATCTATCAttctgggggtgtttggatactaggtgctaaactttagtagtgtcacattggatgttcggatgcta contains:
- the LOC101780975 gene encoding protein PHYLLO, chloroplastic isoform X2 — its product is MKYDEELSSIEEKLGSYYFFIPQVELSEFDSCSILSSTMVWDDSVSHTFKDAVSLFESCFDQIQNSYDSSDNICHKGLVPSYISGDAHLSETGNPQLVYLDAELLATIDAKADVLKEKFLTSDQSFVRFSPQFFFCSNMDLCLQHKTESFIKGSSNINLVWASLIVEECVRLGFTYFCIAPGSRSSALALSATCHPLTTCISCYDERSLGFHALGYGRGSRKPAVVITSSGTAVSNLLPSVVEASEDFIPIILLTADRPPELHDAGANQAINQVNHFGTFVRYFFNLPPPTDQIHARMVLTTLDSAAYYAMQAPQGPVHINCGFREPLDYTNRDWNIDCLRGLDKWFLNSEPYTRYLIMKTVSAFGNYSSSVMEILEIVEKADQGLLLVGALHTDDDMWAVALLARHLSWPIATDILSGLRLRKAVNLVPGLDKSILFIDYIDQILLSDSAKNWISPDVVVQIGSRITSKRVGMFLETCFPSSYILIDRHPCRHDPSHVVTHRIQASVVEFAASLCHCNFPRKTSRWTDILMVVNSVVSQEIMFQIHSKCSLTEPYVAQVIGESLYGDAIIFVGNSMVIRDLDMFGKGWTDYTTNGNSMIMHHFPDFVGTTVAGNRGASGIDGLLSTAIGFAVGSNKHVFCVVGDMSFLHDTNGLALLNQRAPRKPMTIIVVNNHGGAIFSFLPIAENTSPQILKKFFYTSHDISISNLCAAHRVKHFLVQTKAELHDALVKSKEEQIDCVVEVDNSIDSNANFHRIMNMFSAYSTTLYLDYLLGAPYFKSEINDMPVDTIHGAEYMLYRIQLSAPRTSGLSDDRFSHEGIILKLHVDDNIAGFGEVAPIEIHEEDLLDVEEQLRFIFHMMKDCVLDVIPLLKGSFSNWIWTSLGIPPSSIFPSVKCGLEMAILNLLASQRKCGWSKVLAGSDPLVQDQNSSASIEICALVDCNGTPMEVALAVAKLVAEGFTTVKLKVGRRESPIEDAAVLHKIREVVGYQINIRVDANQKWTYEQAVEFGSRAKGLRLEYIEEPVSSVNDLIKFCDKSGLPVALDETIDNLKGDVIPKLHQFVHPGIVALVIKPSVVGGFENAAHIAKWAQMHDKMAVISSAYESSVGLASYIQLSHYVDQQNSIVSRIKNKGTCGVAAHGLGTYKWLREDVSEQKLNIHATPLGDGIRTSVEDAHRYLHHLNISSNKIERTYSEEKLRSYSIQVDVDDCSYIVKLQEAGDHTNEKVVLLLHGFLGTSDDWVPMMKALSPSARVIAVDLPGHGESQMLQHHVENSEQYLVTVQSVADLLLKLVGQITDGEVVVVGYSMGARIALHMALNQVHQIRGAVIISGSPGLRDEESRRRRIAVDGSRAKFLMSCGLDCFLETWYSAKMWTSLREHPKFNSLVRTRSKHKNIKALAKVLADSSVGRQKSLWEDLKHLKRPLLIVAGEKDTKFKDISQRMCSEITQHAECGSGGRDGNELCDVIIIPDSGHAVHVENPLPLVRAVRKFLQKLH
- the LOC101780975 gene encoding protein PHYLLO, chloroplastic isoform X1, which produces MLAVSPHPRLPLLPGVCPILSFPFQFPCRRYRSTTSRLRCGLRPLCRLRADAMAGRRAGIVIDVDKVAETGDLDLPVDVSFTRRLPPALTVGDGLDALRRAAAEVKASPPAGARSGVIRFEVLVPPSTKALKWCSQFRGSSLFPQFYLSRKLTSCPSFQLETCGIGSAICLHGSYLGKHGFDLVLRYISSDSHLIRAYGFVGMKYDEELSSIEEKLGSYYFFIPQVELSEFDSCSILSSTMVWDDSVSHTFKDAVSLFESCFDQIQNSYDSSDNICHKGLVPSYISGDAHLSETGNPQLVYLDAELLATIDAKADVLKEKFLTSDQSFVRFSPQFFFCSNMDLCLQHKTESFIKGSSNINLVWASLIVEECVRLGFTYFCIAPGSRSSALALSATCHPLTTCISCYDERSLGFHALGYGRGSRKPAVVITSSGTAVSNLLPSVVEASEDFIPIILLTADRPPELHDAGANQAINQVNHFGTFVRYFFNLPPPTDQIHARMVLTTLDSAAYYAMQAPQGPVHINCGFREPLDYTNRDWNIDCLRGLDKWFLNSEPYTRYLIMKTVSAFGNYSSSVMEILEIVEKADQGLLLVGALHTDDDMWAVALLARHLSWPIATDILSGLRLRKAVNLVPGLDKSILFIDYIDQILLSDSAKNWISPDVVVQIGSRITSKRVGMFLETCFPSSYILIDRHPCRHDPSHVVTHRIQASVVEFAASLCHCNFPRKTSRWTDILMVVNSVVSQEIMFQIHSKCSLTEPYVAQVIGESLYGDAIIFVGNSMVIRDLDMFGKGWTDYTTNGNSMIMHHFPDFVGTTVAGNRGASGIDGLLSTAIGFAVGSNKHVFCVVGDMSFLHDTNGLALLNQRAPRKPMTIIVVNNHGGAIFSFLPIAENTSPQILKKFFYTSHDISISNLCAAHRVKHFLVQTKAELHDALVKSKEEQIDCVVEVDNSIDSNANFHRIMNMFSAYSTTLYLDYLLGAPYFKSEINDMPVDTIHGAEYMLYRIQLSAPRTSGLSDDRFSHEGIILKLHVDDNIAGFGEVAPIEIHEEDLLDVEEQLRFIFHMMKDCVLDVIPLLKGSFSNWIWTSLGIPPSSIFPSVKCGLEMAILNLLASQRKCGWSKVLAGSDPLVQDQNSSASIEICALVDCNGTPMEVALAVAKLVAEGFTTVKLKVGRRESPIEDAAVLHKIREVVGYQINIRVDANQKWTYEQAVEFGSRAKGLRLEYIEEPVSSVNDLIKFCDKSGLPVALDETIDNLKGDVIPKLHQFVHPGIVALVIKPSVVGGFENAAHIAKWAQMHDKMAVISSAYESSVGLASYIQLSHYVDQQNSIVSRIKNKGTCGVAAHGLGTYKWLREDVSEQKLNIHATPLGDGIRTSVEDAHRYLHHLNISSNKIERTYSEEKLRSYSIQVDVDDCSYIVKLQEAGDHTNEKVVLLLHGFLGTSDDWVPMMKALSPSARVIAVDLPGHGESQMLQHHVENSEQYLVTVQSVADLLLKLVGQITDGEVVVVGYSMGARIALHMALNQVHQIRGAVIISGSPGLRDEESRRRRIAVDGSRAKFLMSCGLDCFLETWYSAKMWTSLREHPKFNSLVRTRSKHKNIKALAKVLADSSVGRQKSLWEDLKHLKRPLLIVAGEKDTKFKDISQRMCSEITQHAECGSGGRDGNELCDVIIIPDSGHAVHVENPLPLVRAVRKFLQKLH
- the LOC101780975 gene encoding protein PHYLLO, chloroplastic isoform X3, translating into MDLCLQHKTESFIKGSSNINLVWASLIVEECVRLGFTYFCIAPGSRSSALALSATCHPLTTCISCYDERSLGFHALGYGRGSRKPAVVITSSGTAVSNLLPSVVEASEDFIPIILLTADRPPELHDAGANQAINQVNHFGTFVRYFFNLPPPTDQIHARMVLTTLDSAAYYAMQAPQGPVHINCGFREPLDYTNRDWNIDCLRGLDKWFLNSEPYTRYLIMKTVSAFGNYSSSVMEILEIVEKADQGLLLVGALHTDDDMWAVALLARHLSWPIATDILSGLRLRKAVNLVPGLDKSILFIDYIDQILLSDSAKNWISPDVVVQIGSRITSKRVGMFLETCFPSSYILIDRHPCRHDPSHVVTHRIQASVVEFAASLCHCNFPRKTSRWTDILMVVNSVVSQEIMFQIHSKCSLTEPYVAQVIGESLYGDAIIFVGNSMVIRDLDMFGKGWTDYTTNGNSMIMHHFPDFVGTTVAGNRGASGIDGLLSTAIGFAVGSNKHVFCVVGDMSFLHDTNGLALLNQRAPRKPMTIIVVNNHGGAIFSFLPIAENTSPQILKKFFYTSHDISISNLCAAHRVKHFLVQTKAELHDALVKSKEEQIDCVVEVDNSIDSNANFHRIMNMFSAYSTTLYLDYLLGAPYFKSEINDMPVDTIHGAEYMLYRIQLSAPRTSGLSDDRFSHEGIILKLHVDDNIAGFGEVAPIEIHEEDLLDVEEQLRFIFHMMKDCVLDVIPLLKGSFSNWIWTSLGIPPSSIFPSVKCGLEMAILNLLASQRKCGWSKVLAGSDPLVQDQNSSASIEICALVDCNGTPMEVALAVAKLVAEGFTTVKLKVGRRESPIEDAAVLHKIREVVGYQINIRVDANQKWTYEQAVEFGSRAKGLRLEYIEEPVSSVNDLIKFCDKSGLPVALDETIDNLKGDVIPKLHQFVHPGIVALVIKPSVVGGFENAAHIAKWAQMHDKMAVISSAYESSVGLASYIQLSHYVDQQNSIVSRIKNKGTCGVAAHGLGTYKWLREDVSEQKLNIHATPLGDGIRTSVEDAHRYLHHLNISSNKIERTYSEEKLRSYSIQVDVDDCSYIVKLQEAGDHTNEKVVLLLHGFLGTSDDWVPMMKALSPSARVIAVDLPGHGESQMLQHHVENSEQYLVTVQSVADLLLKLVGQITDGEVVVVGYSMGARIALHMALNQVHQIRGAVIISGSPGLRDEESRRRRIAVDGSRAKFLMSCGLDCFLETWYSAKMWTSLREHPKFNSLVRTRSKHKNIKALAKVLADSSVGRQKSLWEDLKHLKRPLLIVAGEKDTKFKDISQRMCSEITQHAECGSGGRDGNELCDVIIIPDSGHAVHVENPLPLVRAVRKFLQKLH